A DNA window from Streptomyces canus contains the following coding sequences:
- a CDS encoding FecCD family ABC transporter permease: MIRRLAWPVAVLAVACAGVLSLAVGTRAVPLSAVVDALLHGGGSPDALVVRSLRVPRTEIGLTAGAALGVAGAALQAVTRNPLADPGILGLSQGAAAGVVVAIGLGLANGFSGYVWYAFAGAVLAACLVYGIAARGRGGASPVKLALAGTALSAMTAGGTTVVLTSSSATLDQFRFWQVGALSGRDAGTVVRILPFLVVGAVLVLGCARGLDALALGDETARALGHRVSWVRGAAALGAALLTAAAVAAAGPIAFVGLAVPHLARRLVSGGHRAVLPLSALLGAALLVGADVVGRVVRAPAEVPAGVMTALVGVPVLVVLVRRRGAVS, translated from the coding sequence GTGATACGTCGTCTCGCCTGGCCTGTGGCCGTCCTCGCGGTGGCCTGCGCCGGGGTGCTCAGCCTCGCGGTCGGGACCCGGGCGGTGCCGCTGTCCGCCGTCGTGGACGCCCTGCTGCACGGCGGCGGGTCGCCGGACGCGCTCGTCGTACGGTCGCTGCGGGTGCCGCGGACCGAGATCGGGCTGACGGCGGGAGCGGCGCTGGGAGTCGCGGGGGCCGCGCTGCAGGCCGTGACGCGCAATCCGCTCGCCGATCCCGGGATCCTCGGGCTGAGTCAGGGTGCCGCGGCGGGGGTCGTGGTCGCCATCGGGCTCGGGCTCGCGAACGGGTTCTCCGGGTATGTCTGGTACGCCTTCGCCGGAGCCGTCCTCGCGGCCTGTCTCGTGTACGGGATCGCGGCTCGGGGGCGGGGCGGGGCGTCGCCGGTGAAGCTGGCGCTCGCGGGGACGGCGTTGTCGGCGATGACCGCCGGGGGCACGACCGTTGTCCTGACGTCGAGTTCTGCGACCCTCGACCAGTTCCGGTTCTGGCAGGTGGGGGCGTTGAGCGGACGTGACGCGGGGACGGTCGTACGGATACTTCCGTTTCTCGTCGTCGGGGCTGTGCTGGTGCTGGGGTGCGCGCGGGGGCTGGACGCGTTGGCGCTGGGCGACGAGACGGCTCGGGCGCTCGGGCATCGGGTCTCGTGGGTGCGGGGGGCCGCGGCGCTGGGGGCGGCGCTGCTGACCGCGGCGGCGGTGGCCGCGGCGGGGCCGATCGCGTTCGTGGGGCTCGCGGTGCCGCATCTGGCCAGGCGGCTCGTGTCGGGCGGGCACCGGGCGGTGCTGCCGCTGTCGGCGTTGCTCGGTGCCGCGTTGCTGGTGGGGGCGGATGTGGTGGGGCGGGTCGTGCGGGCTCCCGCGGAGGTGCCGGCGGGTGTCATGACCGCGCTGGTGGGGGTGCCTGTGCTGGTGGTTCTCGTACGGCGTCGCGGGGCCGTCTCATGA
- the msrA gene encoding peptide-methionine (S)-S-oxide reductase MsrA produces the protein MATQTQRAVLAGGCFWGMEELIRRLPGVTATRVGYTGGDVPNATYRNHGTHAEAIEILFDPEKTDFRTLLEFFFQIHDPSTKNRQGNDIGLSYRSAIYYVDDEQKRIAEDTIADVDASGLWPGKVVTEVEPVGPFWEAEPEHQDYLQRYPDGYTCHFPRPGWRLPARAEG, from the coding sequence ATGGCCACGCAGACACAGAGGGCCGTGTTGGCGGGTGGATGTTTCTGGGGCATGGAGGAACTGATCCGCCGGCTCCCGGGCGTCACAGCGACCAGGGTGGGATACACCGGTGGTGACGTGCCGAACGCGACGTACCGTAACCACGGCACGCACGCGGAGGCCATCGAGATCCTCTTCGACCCCGAGAAGACCGACTTCCGCACGCTCCTGGAGTTCTTCTTCCAGATCCACGACCCGAGCACCAAGAACCGCCAGGGCAACGACATCGGCCTCAGCTACCGCTCGGCGATCTACTACGTGGACGACGAGCAGAAGCGGATCGCCGAGGACACGATCGCGGACGTCGACGCCTCTGGTCTGTGGCCGGGCAAGGTCGTCACCGAGGTGGAGCCGGTGGGCCCCTTCTGGGAGGCCGAGCCCGAGCACCAGGACTACCTCCAGCGTTACCCGGACGGTTACACCTGCCACTTCCCGCGGCCGGGATGGCGGCTGCCCGCCCGCGCGGAGGGCTGA
- a CDS encoding MerR family transcriptional regulator: MLIGEVARRSGVSARMLRHYESLGLLRPSGRTGSGYREYSGDDIRRIFHIESLRSLGLSLREIGRALDDPGFTPSALVDDLIRQTRERIAAETELLTRLRRIDAAEPADWPDVLQVVVMLRALGSKSAAARQRAALSSVDEVRVPVEALVEAVLRETDPNVAGALRWALARSGDGSAALLAEGLGSPSAAVRERAVRSLAEMPGDESTAGLREALADPDAVVRGQAALALGTRGVADAVPALIDMIVAGPNDTDAADALSMLAGDTATADRIATGLVDRLDHDAAETPARARLTQALADIPGATAARALVELSYDVDRAVALTARYLLRLREAR; this comes from the coding sequence GTGTTGATCGGTGAGGTGGCGCGACGGTCCGGGGTCAGTGCCCGCATGCTCAGGCACTACGAGTCGCTCGGCCTGCTGCGCCCTTCGGGTCGTACGGGTTCCGGCTATCGGGAGTACTCCGGCGACGACATCCGGCGGATCTTCCACATCGAGAGCCTGAGGTCGCTGGGACTGTCGCTGCGTGAGATCGGGCGCGCGCTCGACGATCCCGGCTTCACACCCTCGGCGCTCGTCGACGACCTCATCCGTCAGACGCGCGAACGCATCGCGGCCGAGACCGAGCTGCTCACGCGGCTCCGCCGGATCGATGCCGCGGAACCCGCCGACTGGCCGGACGTACTCCAGGTCGTCGTGATGCTTCGGGCTCTGGGATCGAAGAGCGCCGCCGCCCGTCAGCGTGCGGCCCTGTCCTCGGTCGACGAGGTCCGCGTGCCGGTGGAGGCCCTGGTCGAGGCGGTCCTCAGGGAGACGGATCCGAACGTCGCCGGGGCCCTTCGATGGGCGCTGGCACGATCGGGCGACGGCAGCGCGGCACTGCTGGCGGAGGGCCTGGGCTCACCGTCGGCGGCGGTACGGGAACGGGCCGTTCGGTCCCTCGCCGAGATGCCGGGGGACGAGTCGACCGCCGGGCTGCGTGAGGCTCTCGCGGACCCCGATGCCGTGGTCCGCGGCCAGGCGGCGCTGGCGCTCGGGACGCGTGGCGTGGCCGATGCCGTCCCGGCGCTCATCGACATGATCGTGGCGGGGCCGAACGACACCGACGCGGCCGACGCGCTGAGCATGCTGGCGGGCGACACCGCGACCGCGGATCGGATCGCCACCGGGCTCGTCGACCGCCTCGACCACGACGCCGCCGAGACGCCCGCCCGCGCCCGGCTGACCCAGGCGCTGGCGGACATCCCCGGAGCCACAGCCGCACGCGCCCTCGTGGAGCTGTCGTACGACGTCGACCGTGCCGTCGCGCTGACCGCGAGGTATCTGCTTCGGCTCCGCGAGGCACGGTGA
- a CDS encoding SRPBCC family protein, with product MSTEQTTGANGFSYELTRTLDTAAARVWRAWTTADQYAQWAYAAPGSVEMDVRPGGAWKATMVTPDGGQFPLTGSYLEVDENRVLVVGMDVPGRPAPAVMTMELEEQDDRRTRIVLRQTCDTAEERDMAEQGSTMLLDSLSAFLTGAAKG from the coding sequence ATGAGCACCGAGCAGACGACCGGGGCCAACGGCTTCTCCTACGAGCTGACCCGAACGCTGGACACTGCGGCGGCGCGGGTGTGGCGGGCGTGGACCACCGCCGACCAGTACGCACAGTGGGCCTACGCCGCTCCCGGCTCCGTCGAGATGGACGTACGGCCGGGCGGCGCGTGGAAGGCCACGATGGTCACACCCGACGGCGGACAGTTCCCGCTGACCGGCTCCTATCTCGAAGTCGACGAGAACCGCGTACTGGTGGTCGGTATGGATGTACCCGGCAGGCCCGCGCCCGCGGTCATGACCATGGAACTCGAAGAGCAGGACGACCGCCGTACGCGGATCGTGCTCCGCCAGACCTGTGACACCGCGGAGGAACGCGACATGGCCGAGCAGGGCAGCACCATGCTCCTCGACAGCCTGAGTGCCTTCCTGACCGGTGCGGCGAAGGGCTGA
- a CDS encoding DUF5829 family protein gives MIVVLAVALAGAIGGAVGTAQAEGSRSTSDRQLLFYNHSYGVLDRETADAIEHSDYLRDFADFQVRTTTGTGGQTWTGRYLMGRQTYLELFGVGDIAGPDGTLGSGGLGLSTERDGDLATVTERLKSEGVADPVEFLQTRDFGDGVPVPWFDALLTTTEYDAFNAWAMEYRPEYFADPRSNTEPAAFPGDVGRERYLSDDYRTHLMRDVTYVHFAVTEGDLADTVPLLRAGGFAVKNVPGGGVVAEGGGTTIRFDAVAREEAGLQRVEMSLNRPVKDRHVEQIGHSTLTVGPGSRAVWTFAGNGTR, from the coding sequence ATGATCGTCGTGCTCGCTGTGGCCCTCGCCGGAGCGATCGGGGGTGCTGTGGGGACGGCACAGGCCGAGGGAAGCCGGTCCACGTCCGACCGGCAGCTGTTGTTCTACAACCACTCCTACGGGGTCCTCGACCGGGAGACCGCCGACGCCATCGAGCACTCCGACTACCTGAGGGACTTCGCCGACTTCCAGGTCCGCACCACGACCGGAACCGGCGGGCAGACCTGGACCGGCCGCTATCTGATGGGCCGGCAGACCTACCTGGAACTGTTCGGAGTCGGTGACATCGCCGGCCCGGACGGCACCCTCGGCTCCGGCGGGCTGGGCCTGTCGACCGAACGGGACGGAGACCTGGCGACGGTCACCGAGCGACTGAAGAGCGAGGGGGTCGCCGACCCCGTCGAATTCCTCCAGACCCGGGACTTCGGTGACGGTGTGCCCGTGCCGTGGTTCGACGCACTCCTCACCACCACCGAGTACGACGCCTTCAACGCCTGGGCGATGGAGTACCGGCCGGAGTACTTCGCCGATCCTCGCAGCAACACCGAGCCCGCCGCTTTTCCCGGTGACGTCGGCCGGGAGCGCTACCTGTCCGACGACTACCGCACCCATCTGATGCGCGACGTGACCTACGTCCACTTCGCGGTCACCGAGGGCGACCTCGCCGACACCGTGCCGCTGTTGCGGGCCGGCGGGTTCGCCGTCAAGAACGTGCCGGGCGGTGGCGTCGTCGCGGAGGGGGGCGGCACCACGATCAGGTTCGACGCCGTCGCGCGCGAAGAAGCGGGGTTGCAGCGGGTCGAGATGTCACTCAACCGCCCCGTGAAGGACCGGCACGTGGAGCAGATCGGCCACTCGACCCTCACCGTCGGCCCCGGCAGCCGTGCCGTGTGGACGTTCGCCGGCAACGGCACCCGGTAG
- a CDS encoding NAD(P)-dependent alcohol dehydrogenase, producing MTTVAAYAAPAAKAPLERTTIERRAVRENDVLIDIKFAGICHSDIHQAREGWGEAIFPMVPGHEIAGIVSEVGPGVTKYKVGDRVGVGCLVDSCRECDNCKAGLEQHCTGGNVGTYNSVGKDGEPTYGGYSEKVVVDENFVVRIPEGLALDEAAPLLCAGITTYSPLKRWGAAPGKKVAVIGLGGLGHMGVKIAHALGAEVTVLSQSLRKKDDGLKLGADHYYATSDEDTFKDLAGSFDLILSTVSAPLDFGAYLGLLRAGGALVNVGAPEEPISLNLFSLIGGSKTLAGSAIGGIAETQEMLDFCAEHGIGSEIELIAASEINEAYERVVNSDVRYRFVIDTATI from the coding sequence ATGACCACTGTTGCCGCATACGCCGCCCCCGCCGCGAAGGCTCCCCTGGAGCGCACCACCATCGAGCGCCGGGCGGTCCGCGAGAACGACGTCCTGATCGACATCAAGTTCGCCGGCATCTGCCACTCGGACATCCACCAGGCCCGCGAGGGCTGGGGCGAGGCCATCTTCCCGATGGTCCCGGGCCACGAGATCGCGGGCATCGTCTCCGAGGTCGGCCCCGGCGTCACCAAGTACAAGGTCGGCGACCGGGTGGGCGTCGGCTGTCTCGTCGACTCCTGCCGTGAGTGCGACAACTGCAAGGCCGGCCTGGAGCAGCACTGCACCGGCGGCAACGTCGGCACGTACAACTCCGTCGGCAAGGACGGCGAGCCCACCTACGGCGGCTACTCCGAGAAGGTCGTCGTCGACGAGAACTTCGTCGTCCGCATCCCCGAGGGCCTGGCTCTCGACGAGGCCGCGCCGCTGCTGTGCGCCGGCATCACCACGTACTCCCCGCTCAAGCGCTGGGGCGCCGCCCCCGGCAAGAAGGTCGCGGTGATCGGTCTGGGCGGTCTCGGCCACATGGGCGTCAAGATCGCGCACGCGCTGGGCGCCGAGGTGACCGTCCTCTCCCAGTCCCTGCGCAAGAAGGACGACGGCCTGAAGCTGGGCGCCGACCACTACTACGCGACCAGCGACGAGGACACCTTCAAGGACCTGGCCGGCTCCTTCGACCTGATCCTCTCCACGGTCTCGGCCCCGCTGGACTTCGGCGCCTACCTCGGCCTGCTCAGGGCCGGCGGCGCCCTGGTGAACGTCGGCGCCCCCGAGGAGCCGATCTCCCTGAACCTCTTCTCCCTCATCGGCGGCAGCAAGACCCTCGCCGGTTCGGCGATCGGCGGCATCGCCGAGACCCAGGAGATGCTGGACTTCTGCGCCGAGCACGGCATCGGCTCCGAGATCGAGCTGATCGCCGCGTCGGAGATCAACGAGGCGTACGAGCGGGTCGTCAACAGCGATGTGCGCTACCGGTTCGTGATCGACACGGCGACGATCTGA
- a CDS encoding FecCD family ABC transporter permease: protein MPTEVPRQVVPRLRAGGGRSRSRTIVLRPGPRLSLLVDRRSVLVALLLLTLLLVVMAASASLGQTYISPTEVWRTLRTGSGAHDLVVNELRVPRIVLGALVGVAFGLSGALVQTVTRNPLASPDVIGVGHGAAAATVLALATGVVSSPGAMPLVSVGGGLAAAALVHVLAWRRGMQTGRFVLVGVGIGVALSAVVQLYLTDSELDAAEQVKLWLTGSLNGRGRQQAGPLGVVLLLCLPALAWASRAARPLGLDADTAAALGVRVDRVRLGLTVLGVVLAATATGAAGPIGFVALTSPQLARRLTRTPQLPLLCSALTGAVVLVAADLTARTLLPPLEIPVGALTSLVGGPYLLWLLGRRTAVR, encoded by the coding sequence GTGCCCACGGAGGTGCCTCGCCAGGTGGTACCGCGGCTGCGGGCCGGTGGGGGCCGGTCACGCAGTCGAACCATCGTCCTGCGTCCCGGTCCCCGGTTGTCGCTCCTCGTCGACCGTCGGTCCGTCCTCGTCGCCCTGCTTCTGCTCACCCTCCTCCTCGTCGTCATGGCCGCCTCCGCCTCCCTCGGCCAGACGTACATCTCCCCCACCGAGGTCTGGCGCACCCTCCGCACCGGATCCGGCGCCCACGACCTGGTCGTCAACGAACTCCGCGTCCCCCGGATCGTGCTCGGCGCTCTCGTCGGGGTGGCGTTCGGGCTGTCCGGAGCGCTCGTGCAGACCGTCACCCGCAATCCCCTGGCCAGCCCCGACGTGATCGGCGTGGGGCACGGGGCGGCTGCCGCGACCGTGCTCGCCCTTGCCACCGGCGTCGTCTCCTCACCCGGGGCCATGCCCCTCGTCTCCGTGGGGGGCGGACTTGCCGCCGCCGCCCTCGTCCACGTGCTCGCCTGGCGGCGCGGTATGCAGACCGGTCGGTTCGTGCTCGTCGGTGTGGGGATCGGGGTCGCTCTGTCCGCCGTCGTGCAGCTGTATCTCACCGACTCCGAACTCGACGCCGCCGAGCAGGTCAAGCTGTGGCTGACAGGGAGTCTCAACGGGCGGGGCCGGCAGCAGGCGGGGCCCCTCGGCGTCGTACTCCTGCTGTGTCTGCCCGCGCTGGCATGGGCGAGCAGGGCCGCGCGGCCGCTCGGGCTCGACGCGGACACCGCCGCCGCGCTGGGCGTGCGGGTGGACCGGGTGCGGCTCGGGCTGACCGTGCTCGGGGTGGTGCTCGCCGCCACCGCGACCGGTGCCGCGGGGCCGATCGGGTTCGTCGCGCTGACCTCGCCGCAGCTGGCCAGGCGGCTGACCCGGACGCCCCAGCTGCCGCTGCTGTGCTCGGCGCTGACGGGTGCCGTCGTCCTGGTGGCCGCCGATCTCACCGCGAGGACACTGCTGCCCCCACTGGAGATCCCGGTCGGGGCCCTGACCTCGCTGGTCGGCGGACCGTATCTGCTGTGGCTGCTGGGTCGACGAACGGCCGTGCGCTGA
- a CDS encoding iron-siderophore ABC transporter substrate-binding protein, translating into MRAAAVKAVVAATVVGGLLAGCSSSSSETNGTTEKAAGDRNPVLGASEGPSTAPSALADGMGSDQDTDGTFPRTVTHFEGRTTVRAKPKRIAVLSTGQLDDLLSLGVIPTATTRADNAGLVPGYLADAFPLYKKQLAGMTDAGTRQAPNLETLAAAKPDLILANDSLGDLYPKLSKIAPTVITAGNGINWKRDLLLVGDAVGKGEAARKLLDDIVADARAKGQRIEGDPAVSMVRFTPDRTRMFGVSSFTGSIAVDMGLSRPKSQQFNAISEDIGAESVDTADGDWIFYSVQGDASKTDAGSVVAGPLWKSMKAVTAGQAVKVDDDPWFLNAGPSAARLVISQLADSLGK; encoded by the coding sequence GTGCGCGCAGCAGCAGTGAAGGCCGTCGTGGCCGCGACCGTCGTCGGAGGGCTGCTCGCCGGTTGCTCGTCGTCCTCGTCGGAGACGAACGGGACCACCGAGAAGGCGGCCGGTGACCGCAATCCCGTGCTGGGCGCCTCCGAAGGCCCCTCCACCGCACCGAGCGCCCTCGCCGACGGTATGGGCTCCGACCAGGACACCGACGGGACCTTCCCGCGCACGGTCACACACTTCGAGGGCAGGACCACGGTCAGGGCCAAGCCGAAGAGGATCGCCGTGCTCAGCACCGGGCAGCTCGACGACCTGCTGTCCCTGGGGGTCATCCCCACGGCCACCACCCGCGCCGACAACGCAGGGCTCGTGCCCGGCTATCTCGCGGACGCCTTTCCCCTGTACAAGAAGCAGCTCGCCGGCATGACCGACGCGGGCACCCGGCAGGCCCCCAACCTGGAGACCCTCGCCGCCGCCAAGCCCGATCTCATCCTCGCCAACGACTCCCTCGGCGACCTCTACCCCAAGCTGTCGAAGATCGCGCCCACCGTGATCACCGCCGGCAACGGCATCAACTGGAAACGTGACCTGCTGCTCGTCGGCGACGCGGTCGGCAAGGGCGAGGCGGCGCGGAAGCTGCTGGACGACATCGTCGCCGACGCCCGCGCGAAGGGGCAGAGGATCGAGGGCGACCCGGCCGTCTCCATGGTCCGCTTCACTCCCGACCGCACCCGGATGTTCGGCGTGTCCTCGTTCACCGGGTCCATCGCCGTCGACATGGGGCTCTCCCGGCCCAAGTCCCAGCAGTTCAACGCCATCTCGGAGGACATCGGCGCGGAGAGCGTCGACACCGCCGACGGGGACTGGATCTTCTACTCCGTGCAGGGGGACGCGTCCAAGACGGACGCCGGGAGCGTCGTGGCCGGGCCGCTGTGGAAGTCGATGAAGGCGGTGACGGCCGGGCAGGCCGTGAAGGTCGACGACGACCCCTGGTTCCTCAACGCCGGGCCGTCCGCCGCTCGGCTCGTCATCTCCCAGCTCGCCGACTCCCTCGGCAAGTAG
- a CDS encoding HEAT repeat domain-containing protein: protein MTEQGQGQGQGKDQEQDAGVVRALQGLGDGRSSVRLRAALAVGTAPDPRFVDKLVERCAVEPEFFVRDMLTWALTRHPVSVTLPALLREVGSERVQARSQALHTLSKIGDRRAWPAITRALLSDGDDEVARSAWRTAVVLVPEGEESGLAAVLATQLGRGERETQLSLSRALVSLGEVVLPVLRAATTAPDRHVRTHALATERLLRDPDAGFEFAIEEAKRVVALGGNGQEGR from the coding sequence ATGACGGAACAGGGACAGGGACAGGGACAGGGGAAGGATCAGGAACAGGACGCGGGGGTGGTGCGAGCGCTCCAGGGTCTGGGGGACGGTCGTTCGTCCGTGCGGCTGCGGGCGGCCCTGGCGGTCGGTACGGCGCCGGATCCGCGGTTCGTCGACAAGCTCGTCGAGCGGTGCGCGGTCGAGCCCGAGTTCTTCGTCCGGGACATGCTCACCTGGGCCCTCACCCGCCATCCGGTGTCGGTGACGCTCCCCGCGCTGCTCCGCGAAGTCGGCTCGGAGCGTGTGCAGGCGCGGAGCCAGGCCTTGCACACGCTGTCCAAGATCGGGGACCGGCGGGCGTGGCCGGCGATCACCAGGGCGCTGCTGTCCGACGGCGACGACGAGGTGGCGCGCAGTGCCTGGCGGACCGCCGTGGTGCTGGTGCCGGAGGGAGAGGAGTCCGGGTTGGCCGCCGTGCTGGCGACGCAGCTCGGCCGTGGCGAGCGGGAGACGCAGCTGAGCCTCAGCAGGGCGCTGGTTTCGCTGGGTGAGGTCGTGCTGCCGGTTCTGCGGGCTGCGACGACGGCCCCTGACCGTCATGTGCGCACACACGCGCTCGCCACGGAACGGCTGCTGCGCGACCCTGATGCCGGATTCGAGTTCGCGATCGAGGAGGCGAAGCGCGTAGTGGCCCTCGGCGGGAACGGCCAGGAGGGACGATAG